The Pirellulales bacterium nucleotide sequence CCTTAGAGCCCAGCTTCCCCTCCGCGACTCGGAACGTAACGGGAAGGTCTGGCTGCAATTACGTATAAAACGACTTCAAAGGCCGGCGGCGCGCTCGCTTGAGTCGATTTACCGCAAGTTAGCAATTGACTTCTAGGCAACGGACCCGGATCCTCACAATTTGATGCTCGAAATTGAGCACAAGGGCCGCTCCGAACACCAAGGATTGTGGACACTTGTATACGTTCTGGTTCGGCATCCAGGCCTGTTTCGGAGATGCATTTCTGTGCTGTTTGCGCGCGCATGTCCTATCCGCCGGAGGAGGGATACCCAGTACGCGGAACGACCAGGCTAAGCGCCTCCAGATGCCAGAAAGGGGAAATCGGCTTCAATAGAATTCCTTGAGGCAAAAGTCTTGATCGAGCATTGGCGACCGGAATACATCACCTTAAACCGCATAACTCGTTAGACTAACAGCCGAGGCCCTATCCCGGAGTTTTCCGCTTCCACTCTTCAGTTCGCTGACCACGGCCGAAAACAAAGGGAAACGAAACGTTAACTCAAACGCCGGTGTTCATGGGGTGCAGTTCAGTGGGTTACGAGCTGCTCCGAGGTCTGTTACATTAGACGCATCTAACAATAGTTGTTCATGCCCCAACGACAGAAGCCGAACAATGGGAATTAGCAACGCACATTATTATGGATGGCAAGGAAAGTTAAAATCGCCATGGTACGCCATACTGGCCATTGTTCGAGTTGGCCTCTTGCAGGTGTTTCGCCGCAAGTCTTATTGGTTGGTTATCGCTTTAGGCGTGTTTCACTTCCTTTTGTATTGGAGCATCATATATGTACTGACTCAAGCGCGGCTGCCTCTCGAAGCACAAAAGGACATTTTCCAATGGTTCGGCTTCAACCCCAAGACCGAGTCAGGAGGAGAACTCGGCTACATTCGCTTCATGCAGCAGCAAAGCGCAGTAGTGATGATCTTGCTGGCGTTTTCTGGGAGCTTGCTCGTGGGCTCCGACTTCCATATGAAATCGATGCCCTTCTACCTATCGAAGCGCATTGATCGCCGTCATTATATCATAGGGAAATTGTTGGCAATTAGCGTGATAGTCTCTTTATTGACGACCATACCGGCGCTTTTGCTTTTCGTCGAGTTCGGGATCTTGACGTCATCAATTGAATATTGGAAAGAACATTGGGATGTCGTGCCATCGGTGTTGGCTTATGGGTTAGCGCTTTGCGTCGTGTTGAGCATTCCGCTAATGACAATCTCGGCATACTTGCAACGCATGGCGCCAATTGCAATTACGTGGGCGACGATTTTCGTAATGTTCGGGCGGTTGGGCTCATTCTTGAGTGACGCGACAGATAACGACAATTGGCGACTGATCGACCCCTGGATTGATGTTCGCCTGATTGGCAAGCTGTGCTTTGGAGCGTTCAGCGGCTCCTCAGAGCACGAGCAGGCTGTTAATGCAGCGTTGCTGCTAGGAACGATATGCGAGCTTTGCTTATTGGCGCTCGTGCGACGGGTACGGGCGGTGGATATCACGGAGTAAAAATCTTGAAACAAATGCCAACTGCCAGCGTCTTGTTTGAACGATTTGAGACGATAGGGCAAAACGTCGTAGAGCAAATAGTGGCTAATTACGAACTGCACTTGTTATCGTCACAATAACTGTATTGCCAGTGAACATACTTTTCCCCGGGACGGAAGTGATGAGTGCTCAGTAGTGGTTCCAATCGTTGACCAGGAATTCGGTCCTCTGTGTTTCGACGACCTTGTGGAGACGGCGCGCAAAGGGACATTGGTTGCAGACGGCCTCATTCGTGACGACAGCTCCGCATGTCGCCGCGCGGATTCCGCAAAGCCAGCTGGTAATAATCATCGGATCACATCCGACTATCCGGCAAGGAACATTAAGCGAAAGTAACCGAAGAACACGCGAGTGCCACTTCCCTGGCGTTTCTCGTCTCGACTTCGATGTTCAAACGTTACTAGTAAACATTACCGGAACTGGGCTAACGCACTCAGCGCCATTTCGGCCCTCTTGAGGGAGCCGAGCGTCTTGACGAACTTGTTTGCCGCCTGAAGGTCCGCAATCGCGACCACGTTTCGAGCCTTACGGCCGCGGCTGCCTTGTCTTTTCTGTTTATCCTGGTCCTTCAGACCGGCTTTTACGTTGCTTACTTGAGCGGCCGATACCTTGATCCTCTTCGCAGCCAGCGCAGAGATCACGTCCTTCGAACGCGCCTCCGCGCCGAGTGCCTTGAAGGTCTCGCGAATCTTCGCCGACTTGCTCATCTTACGACGTGCCATCATTTCTCCTCAAGCAAGTTCGCCCATTTCCATAAACGGATCAATTCCACGCCCAAACGAAGTGCATGACGGCCCTAGCCGCGCTCACGGCGCGGAACGATCGTCAAGACCTTCTCGGCGTCCGCGAGCCGGTTAAGACTCTCCACCATCCCGCCATACGTGTCGCCGAGTACTTCTGGATGATGTATGGCAACGACCTCTGCGTCCTTGTCTGCGCAGAGGCGTATGAATTCACCAAACTTCTGTTCGTACTCCAGCCGCGCACCGTTGTCTTCCGTCATTGTAAAACTTCTGCATGTTGAGAATGCATTAATAATAAGTGTAGCAAATAGTCTTCTAGGTTGTAGCACTGTAAATGTCTACCGCACTTGAATATGCTCGTCGTTCTATTCAATGAAACAACTATATGGCACCTCGCCGTTGGGCGACCGCGTGCTTCTCGGGCTGCGTTTTACTCCGGTCCTCATCGGACGCATTGGCCCCTTCCGCCCGCTGGTGCGTCGGCCTGCGGCCTTAAACGGTCACCTGACGGTGGCTGAAGACGTGCTTCTCGCGAGACCGAGCTAGGGGGCACATCCCCCGGGCCGTCAAGGATCGGAGCCACGCGACCGCCTTCCGGTTTCCCTCCCACCTTCCGCGCTAGCGCTTGTGCAGGCTGGCGCCTCCCACCGGCGGTCGTCCTTGACTGCCCTCCCCCTGACTTTTGGGCGCTTCGCCCCCGTTGCCCAAAAGCATGTGCTTTTGATGCA carries:
- a CDS encoding ABC transporter permease subunit gives rise to the protein MGISNAHYYGWQGKLKSPWYAILAIVRVGLLQVFRRKSYWLVIALGVFHFLLYWSIIYVLTQARLPLEAQKDIFQWFGFNPKTESGGELGYIRFMQQQSAVVMILLAFSGSLLVGSDFHMKSMPFYLSKRIDRRHYIIGKLLAISVIVSLLTTIPALLLFVEFGILTSSIEYWKEHWDVVPSVLAYGLALCVVLSIPLMTISAYLQRMAPIAITWATIFVMFGRLGSFLSDATDNDNWRLIDPWIDVRLIGKLCFGAFSGSSEHEQAVNAALLLGTICELCLLALVRRVRAVDITE